GGCCGCCAGGGCCGCGTCCACCTTGCCCAAGTCTTTGGCCCCTGCCTGGGCCATGCGAGGGCCGCCGCCCCCTCCGCTGCCGGTGAGCTTGCCCACTTCGCGCACCAGGGCGCCGGCATGGAGGCGACCGCTGTCTGCCAAATCAGCGGTCACCACGGCGAGAAAATTGCCCTTGCCGTCAAGGCTGGCGAAGAGCACGCCCGCGCCTGAGCCCAGTCGCTCGCGCACCACGTCAGCCAGCGACTTGAGCTCTTCCAAGTCGTTCACCTCGACCTTCGCGGCCAGCAGCCTCAGGCCCTGCACCTCCTGGGCACGCGCCACAAGCTGCGTAGCCACTGCGCTGAGGTCTTTGCCCTTGCGGCTCTTGACCGCGTTCAACAGCTCCTTCTTCTCGCGAAGGACCCCTTCCAGGCGTTCGGGGAGCTCGTCGGGCAGGCAGGTGAGCAACTGCGCCGCCTGACGGAGCAGCTCGCGGTCGTGCCGGACACGCTCCACTGCCCTGTGCCCAGTGAGTGCCTCAATGCGGCGCACACCCGCGGCCACTGCCGACTCGCTCACAATGTAGAACATGCCTATTTCGCCCGTGGCACGCACGTGCGTGCCGCCGCACAGCTCACGGGAATAGTCGTCCACCTCCAGCATGCGCACCATCTCTTCGTACTTCTCGCCGAAGAGGGCCACCGCGCCGCGTTTGCGCGCCTCCTCGAAGGGGAGGACCTGCCAGCGCACCGTATAGTTCGCTTGCACAGCTTCGTTCACCATCTGCTCGATACGCGCCAGGTCCGCCGGACTCACCTTCTCGAAGTGGTTAAAGTCAAAACGGAGATAGTCGGGATGAACAAGAGAGCCGGCCTGGTGCGCATGCTCACCCAGCACTGTGCGCAGCGCCTTGTGCAAAAGGTGGGTGGCCGTGTGGTTGCGCTCCGTGGCCCGGCGGCGGTCTTCGTCCACCTGGGCCTCGACGAACGCGCCCGCCGCGAAAGGTCCGCCCTGCTGGAAATGGCCCTGGTGGACGATGTGGTCGCCACTGCGCACAGTGTTTTCGACGCGAAACTTAGCCCCGGTGCCGACAATCCAGCCGGTGTCTCCCACCTGGCCACCACTCTCGGCGTAGAACGGCGTCACCTCCAGCACCACCCGCTCAGCGTCCGCGTACAGAACGGTAGTCTGGACACGCAGCTCCTCGTAGCCGACAAAGCGCGAGCCGCCGGTGGGCAGACCTGCGAGCTCAGGCATGGCGATGGCCCCCTCCTGGGCCGCGGCACGAGAGCGGCTGCGCTGCTCTTCCATGGCTGCCTCAAACCCTGCCACGTCCACCGCAAGCCCGCGTTCCCGCGCCAGCAGCTGCGTCAGATCCAGGGGGAAACCATAGGTATCGTGCAGGCGAAAGGCATCCTCGCCCGGGAGCACCGTTTCTCCAGCCGCTTGCAACTGCTCGACGCGTTTCTCGAATTCGCTCAGGCCACGGTCCAGGGTCCGGCTAAAGTTTTCCTCCTCCGCACGAATGATCCGGGCAATGTGCTGATGCCGCTCGCGCAGCTCGGGATAGGCTTCGCCCATCAGATCCACCAGGGGTGATACGATTTTGAAAATGAACGGCTCGTGCATGTCCAGCACGCGACCAAAACGCGCTGCCCGGCGCAGCAAGCGCCGCAACACGTAGCCTCGTCCTTCGTTCGAGGGCAGGGCGCCATCGGCGATGGCGAACGACAGCGCCCGCACGTGGTCGGCGATGACGCGAAAAGCCACCGCCTGCTCGTCGCTGCCGCCAGTGTACCTCTTGCCGGTCAGCTCAGCAATGGCGTCGATCAGCGGCATAAACAGGTCGGTGTCATAGTTGGAGCGCTTGCCCTGCAGCACAGCCACCAGACGTTCCAACCCCGCTCCGGTGTCCACGTGCTTGGCAGGCAACGGAGTGCACTGGCCGTCCTCATTGCGGTTGTATTGAATGAACACGAGGTTCCAGAGTTCCAGAAAGCGCGCGCACCCGCCGTTCACCGCGCAGACATGCCCTGGAGCCGTAACGTCACAGTATTCCGGCCCCCGGTCGATATGGATTTCTGAGCAAGGCCCACAAGGCCCGGTGTCGCCCATTTCCCAGAAGTTGTCCTTCTCGCCAAAGCGCAGCACGTGGCTGGGGTCAATGTCGGTGACCTGCGGCCAAAGCTCGGCAGCTTCGTCGTCGTCACGGAACACGGTGGCCCAGAGCCGCTCCTTGGGCAGATGCCACACGTCCGTGAGGAGCTCCCATGCCCAGGCAATCGCCTCGCGCTTGTAATAGTCCCCAAACGACCAGTTCCCCAGCATCTCGAAGAAAGTGTGGTGGTAGGTGTCGCGACCGACCTCCTCAAGGTCGTTGTGCTTGCCGGACACCCGGATGCACTTTTGCGAATTGGCCACGCGCACATAGTCGCGCGTGCCGACGCCCAGGAAGACGTCCTTGAACTGGTTCATTCCCGCGTTGGTGAACATGAGCGTGGGATCGCCTGCAGGGATAACC
The genomic region above belongs to Calditrichota bacterium and contains:
- the alaS gene encoding alanine--tRNA ligase translates to MKAATVRQSFLDFFRSKGHRIVHSAPVIPAGDPTLMFTNAGMNQFKDVFLGVGTRDYVRVANSQKCIRVSGKHNDLEEVGRDTYHHTFFEMLGNWSFGDYYKREAIAWAWELLTDVWHLPKERLWATVFRDDDEAAELWPQVTDIDPSHVLRFGEKDNFWEMGDTGPCGPCSEIHIDRGPEYCDVTAPGHVCAVNGGCARFLELWNLVFIQYNRNEDGQCTPLPAKHVDTGAGLERLVAVLQGKRSNYDTDLFMPLIDAIAELTGKRYTGGSDEQAVAFRVIADHVRALSFAIADGALPSNEGRGYVLRRLLRRAARFGRVLDMHEPFIFKIVSPLVDLMGEAYPELRERHQHIARIIRAEEENFSRTLDRGLSEFEKRVEQLQAAGETVLPGEDAFRLHDTYGFPLDLTQLLARERGLAVDVAGFEAAMEEQRSRSRAAAQEGAIAMPELAGLPTGGSRFVGYEELRVQTTVLYADAERVVLEVTPFYAESGGQVGDTGWIVGTGAKFRVENTVRSGDHIVHQGHFQQGGPFAAGAFVEAQVDEDRRRATERNHTATHLLHKALRTVLGEHAHQAGSLVHPDYLRFDFNHFEKVSPADLARIEQMVNEAVQANYTVRWQVLPFEEARKRGAVALFGEKYEEMVRMLEVDDYSRELCGGTHVRATGEIGMFYIVSESAVAAGVRRIEALTGHRAVERVRHDRELLRQAAQLLTCLPDELPERLEGVLREKKELLNAVKSRKGKDLSAVATQLVARAQEVQGLRLLAAKVEVNDLEELKSLADVVRERLGSGAGVLFASLDGKGNFLAVVTADLADSGRLHAGALVREVGKLTGSGGGGGPRMAQAGAKDLGKVDAALAAVPEIVSRLLAS